In Candidatus Poribacteria bacterium, one genomic interval encodes:
- a CDS encoding site-specific DNA-methyltransferase: MGHNYNKNSESRKGGTQTSAFGTPGRINHDASAFYGSKLYADQELSEPDTWIENPIPAENLNRLYCASSAQMSEIPDDSIHLMVTSPPYNAKKEYDEDLSLAEYRELLYTVFAETYRRLVTGGRACINIANLGRKPYIPLHSYIIEDMLAIGYHMRGEIIWDKASSAGSSTAWGSWLSAANPVLRDVHEYILVFSKGSFSRKRNGKENSICKEDFLEWTKSVWRFPSVSAKRIGHPAPFPEALPHRLIQLYTFVGDVVLDPFCGSGTTCLSALKSGRHYIGYDIEEKYIRLANERIKQYSDQPRLSI, encoded by the coding sequence ATGGGACATAATTATAACAAAAATTCGGAATCTCGAAAGGGTGGGACTCAGACCAGTGCGTTCGGTACCCCTGGAAGAATCAATCACGATGCCAGTGCGTTTTATGGGAGTAAACTCTATGCTGATCAGGAACTCTCGGAACCTGATACGTGGATAGAGAATCCTATTCCCGCCGAAAACCTCAATCGACTCTATTGTGCCTCCAGCGCACAGATGTCCGAAATCCCGGATGATAGTATCCACCTGATGGTTACATCCCCGCCTTACAATGCCAAAAAGGAATATGACGAAGATCTGTCGCTCGCGGAATATAGGGAACTCCTCTATACTGTTTTCGCCGAGACCTATAGAAGATTGGTCACCGGTGGTAGGGCATGTATCAATATCGCCAATTTAGGACGGAAGCCGTATATCCCGTTGCATAGTTACATCATAGAAGATATGCTGGCGATCGGCTACCACATGCGGGGTGAAATCATTTGGGATAAAGCCTCAAGTGCCGGGAGTTCAACAGCGTGGGGCAGTTGGTTGTCAGCAGCGAATCCGGTACTGAGGGACGTTCATGAATACATCCTCGTTTTCTCTAAAGGCTCCTTCTCTCGAAAACGTAACGGCAAAGAGAATTCAATCTGTAAAGAGGATTTCTTAGAATGGACAAAAAGCGTCTGGCGTTTTCCGTCTGTCTCAGCGAAACGCATCGGACATCCGGCACCGTTTCCTGAGGCGCTGCCGCATCGGTTAATCCAGCTCTATACCTTCGTCGGCGATGTTGTCTTGGATCCGTTTTGTGGCAGCGGCACGACATGTTTGAGTGCGTTGAAATCAGGTCGGCACTATATCGGTTACGATATTGAGGAGAAGTATATTCGACTGGCGAACGAACGGATTAAACAGTACAGCGATCAACCGCGTTTATCAATATAA
- a CDS encoding GNAT family N-acetyltransferase, translating into MEIRAAHKSELEQVIELSCLAFDSDDHERYWQYVQGDSSYRPSQTRVVVVNEKVVSTLRVWERRIRVGESLVTMGGIGGVCTHPHYRGVGYASALMRDTIGYLKATGYDIGALFTIIPDEFYGKLGWVSLPLRSSIVMCNASIEAETPPGWQITDFTPETDLDAVAKLYDIANEQQSGVIARTRAYWDMAPSRLRGILPTVVARRVGETSASELGGYFNYQLGGKVAEVLEVGYMPDNSEEILDVLLSHLFQTHSVEKVSCTFSSMISSQHPFVQRVVEKCNGTLTRVEGTPMMFYAVNLPVFLRRLVVGWESRIADVKATFPLLAVKLPALNDQQAVLRHNADGTLQIVPEDADAVDFDMNLSEADFWKLLFGEIGWEQISSDTTVPAEISAFLAVLFPKRDVIYWRPDRY; encoded by the coding sequence ATGGAAATTAGAGCAGCTCACAAATCAGAATTAGAGCAAGTTATCGAACTTAGTTGCTTGGCTTTTGATTCAGATGATCATGAACGCTATTGGCAGTATGTCCAAGGTGATAGCAGTTATCGTCCGTCACAAACCCGTGTTGTTGTAGTGAATGAAAAGGTTGTCTCGACTTTGCGCGTTTGGGAGCGACGGATACGGGTCGGGGAATCTCTCGTGACCATGGGGGGCATCGGTGGTGTCTGTACACATCCCCACTATCGTGGTGTTGGATACGCGTCCGCTCTCATGCGGGATACTATTGGGTACTTGAAGGCAACAGGGTACGACATAGGTGCTTTGTTTACTATCATTCCAGACGAGTTTTACGGCAAACTGGGTTGGGTTTCTTTGCCCTTGCGAAGTTCTATTGTGATGTGTAATGCGTCAATAGAGGCAGAGACTCCACCTGGATGGCAAATAACCGATTTTACCCCAGAAACGGATTTAGATGCTGTGGCGAAGTTATACGACATCGCTAATGAACAGCAGAGCGGGGTTATTGCCCGAACGCGTGCTTACTGGGATATGGCACCCTCTCGTCTACGGGGTATTCTTCCGACTGTTGTCGCGCGCCGAGTAGGAGAGACTTCTGCTTCCGAATTAGGTGGATATTTCAATTATCAGTTAGGTGGAAAAGTAGCTGAGGTACTTGAGGTTGGATACATGCCCGACAATTCGGAGGAGATTTTGGATGTGCTTCTGTCTCATCTTTTTCAAACACACAGCGTTGAGAAAGTCAGCTGTACGTTTTCGTCGATGATCTCGTCTCAACATCCTTTTGTGCAACGCGTTGTAGAGAAGTGTAATGGCACCTTAACACGGGTAGAGGGAACACCGATGATGTTCTATGCTGTGAACCTACCGGTGTTCTTGCGTCGTCTTGTTGTCGGATGGGAATCGCGAATTGCGGATGTCAAAGCGACATTTCCACTGCTTGCTGTCAAATTGCCTGCTCTCAACGACCAGCAAGCAGTGCTGCGGCATAATGCTGATGGCACCCTGCAAATCGTCCCTGAGGATGCCGATGCAGTTGATTTCGACATGAACTTATCTGAAGCGGATTTTTGGAAACTCCTATTTGGCGAAATAGGGTGGGAACAGATAAGTTCTGATACTACAGTCCCCGCAGAAATCTCGGCATTTTTGGCGGTTTTGTTTCCAAAACGGGATGTTATTTATTGGCGTCCGGACCGGTATTGA
- a CDS encoding leucine-rich repeat domain-containing protein, producing MRKYLWILIVVLIGWMLSFIGCDKMNKMVKPVLTDKPANVLIYIGRTIWITQADATIEAGTTKRLLASKGIQVEITKNEESVRDWMLQTTADDAVNVLILYGVIPTTIYAVGNIQPDGSVAENWIETPDGDTILNHAGYLGYSSDIDVIGEWTPESKEAVGTNEHGALRNLMDHPFISLFPNSPDVPPYPFMSVTADGEELAPSSVNFVSMRPFPLNQLQGEWFAEKVFASSTGDAQGIFADPVIVRDGNRGRLAIVHQTLGDTPKGAVAAEMISNYLLQDTKVEFPDVNLAKRVREALYLPAEAAIPKVQLTTLTVLDASTQNDAAPEEMIRDITGLEHATRLSELGLSGNKISNIKPLTGLTNLKILGLASNEISNISPLVGLTKLKVLGLTGNEISDISPLSGLTTNLTLLELDFNKISDISPLADMKNLVHLELDSNAIRDVSPLRGLTYLRKLELGSNALSDISPLRDMTNLTELTLYHNTISDISPLRDITNLTELFLHRNVISDISPLRDMTNLTWLSLTNNKISDISPLVGLTNLTWLDLGINAISDISPLAGLTRLRELYLWSNEISDISPLTDMIRLTWLDLIDNEVSDINPLAGLTNLTELALRNNRINDISPLIKLVNLKSLYISGNPNIDKEQLDILLEKNPNLKLDVN from the coding sequence GTGCGAAAATATCTATGGATATTGATTGTTGTTTTAATCGGCTGGATGCTCTCCTTTATCGGTTGTGACAAGATGAATAAAATGGTCAAACCGGTTTTGACCGACAAACCGGCAAACGTTTTGATTTATATAGGTCGCACTATTTGGATAACACAAGCGGACGCAACAATTGAAGCAGGAACTACGAAAAGACTCTTGGCCTCTAAAGGAATTCAAGTAGAAATTACGAAAAATGAGGAATCCGTCAGGGATTGGATGCTTCAGACAACCGCAGACGATGCTGTGAATGTCTTAATTCTTTATGGTGTTATCCCTACCACGATCTATGCTGTGGGAAATATCCAACCCGATGGGTCTGTCGCAGAGAACTGGATTGAAACACCGGATGGGGACACTATTCTGAATCACGCTGGTTATTTAGGTTATAGCAGCGATATTGATGTCATTGGTGAATGGACCCCGGAATCTAAGGAAGCCGTAGGCACAAACGAACACGGGGCTTTGAGAAACCTCATGGACCATCCTTTTATATCTCTTTTTCCTAACTCACCTGATGTTCCACCTTACCCCTTCATGTCTGTCACAGCCGATGGAGAAGAACTGGCTCCGAGTTCAGTCAATTTTGTATCTATGAGACCGTTTCCTTTGAATCAACTTCAAGGAGAATGGTTTGCTGAAAAGGTTTTTGCGAGTAGTACTGGGGACGCTCAGGGGATCTTCGCGGATCCCGTCATTGTCCGAGACGGAAATCGTGGCAGACTGGCGATTGTTCACCAAACATTAGGAGATACCCCTAAAGGGGCAGTTGCTGCGGAAATGATCAGCAACTATCTTTTACAGGACACAAAAGTGGAATTCCCTGATGTGAATTTGGCGAAAAGGGTGCGTGAGGCACTCTATTTACCCGCAGAGGCTGCGATTCCGAAGGTGCAACTGACAACATTAACGGTTTTGGATGCTTCAACACAGAACGATGCGGCACCGGAAGAAATGATACGTGATATCACCGGCTTAGAACATGCAACCCGGCTGTCGGAATTAGGTTTATCAGGCAACAAAATAAGCAATATCAAACCCCTCACAGGATTGACAAATCTCAAGATATTAGGACTTGCCTCCAATGAAATTAGTAACATCAGTCCACTTGTAGGATTAACAAAACTCAAGGTGTTAGGTCTCACAGGTAATGAAATCAGCGATATCAGTCCACTCTCGGGATTGACGACAAATCTCACGTTGTTGGAACTTGACTTCAATAAAATTAGTGACATCAGTCCACTCGCAGATATGAAAAATCTCGTGCATTTAGAGCTTGACTCTAATGCAATCAGGGATGTCAGTCCACTCAGGGGATTGACATATCTTAGGAAATTAGAACTCGGTTCCAATGCACTCAGTGATATTAGTCCACTCAGAGATATGACAAATCTCACGGAGTTAACTCTTTATCATAATACAATCAGCGACATTAGTCCACTCAGAGATATAACAAATCTCACGGAGTTATTTCTTCATCGTAATGTAATCAGCGACATTAGTCCACTCAGAGATATGACAAATCTCACATGGTTGAGTCTTACAAATAATAAAATCAGTGACATCAGTCCACTCGTAGGTTTGACAAATCTCACGTGGTTAGATCTCGGCATCAATGCAATCAGTGACATCAGTCCACTCGCAGGTTTGACAAGGCTCAGAGAATTATATCTTTGGAGTAATGAAATCAGCGACATTAGTCCGCTCACAGATATGATAAGACTCACGTGGTTAGATCTCATAGATAATGAAGTCAGTGACATCAATCCACTTGCAGGTTTGACAAATCTCACAGAGTTAGCTCTCCGGAATAATAGAATTAACGACATCAGTCCACTCATAAAATTGGTCAATCTTAAGTCTTTATACATTTCTGGGAATCCGAATATAGATAAAGAACAGTTGGATATCTTACTTGAGAAGAATCCAAATTTGAAACTGGATGTTAATTAG